From Pieris napi chromosome 24, ilPieNapi1.2, whole genome shotgun sequence:
CTGAAAGTGGTTTTGCTCTGATAGCCTCATTTAATGTGACAATAAAGCCTGTATATTCCATATAAGCCTCCGATTTCTCCCAAATTGCCATatctgtaattgttttaactgCTTTCTCTGGTTCAAGAAAACGATGGTTTAAAGGGAGAGATGGGGCCTCCTTTTCTACTTTAGCTCCATCACCAAAAGCACATTCAGCATtcatctaataataaaaaaaaaacaaactattaACTGTAATATAACAGAGTAATAGAACCAAAAATACGCATATTTGATTGTATAGGaacaatttaataagaattgaCAAATTTCAGATCTCTGATAAACTTAAATGCGATAATTATTCTAGTTTCTACTCAGGGTACAGAGTACACAGTGGGTAGGTACTTCTGTCAGTATGCTAGTAAGACCGTGATTCGTGATAAGAAATTAAATGAAGGTCAGTAACGTCAAAAACGGGTTCGGTGCTCGTGCAACGAATTTTGCGCTTTCTCACCTAAATGTCGGGAACTACGAGTaactgataaataaaaatggatagAATCTTGAGAGGTATTATGAGATATCGTGTTTTGGATCGAGCTAGTATGGTTAAACAATTCGAACAAGTTAAAGACAACCCAGTGGTGAGTAAAACTAACCTTTGTTATAGTTTCTTATTTTACACTTTCGTGTAAATCACGTAGGCAAAGTAATTGACACtatttatgataaattatgaaactcgtttcaaatacaaatatatatttctttttgtcccgtagataaataatttgatgCTGAGCGCTagcgaaataatttattttataacattaaccACAATGTTTTGGTTAGTCTTTGGTTTTTGTATTTCTTGTTAACAcgattgacaattgacaatttAAGTTACCGTCAATCTAACAATCATGCTTTTTTACTTGACTAAAAGTACAATAGCTGTagtatattatctaatatcACAATATTTTTGACTACCCGCtgataattacatttattaaaaatacaatgtgATGGCAAGTAAgacgtaaaatatttattgtattttagccaaaagcaatattttatacatgtatgGACAGCAGAATGATACCTACGAGATTCACAGAGACGTCTGTTGGTGACATGTTTGTCGGTAGGTAATTATATATTCgctataaaaattactaatttttatcattatttagacaaaaattattttggctTTAAAGatcttgtaattttgttaccCCTCAAatcaatgtttaaaaatatcaaaaattatttacagttaGAAATGCTGGAAACCTCATTCCACATTCTGAAGCCTTTATTGACGAGATGACAAGTTGTGAACCAGCTGGTCTTGAACTCAGctgcattataaataatgtaagacATGTTATTGTCTGTGGACATAGTGACTGTAAAGCTATGAATCTCTTGTATGATTTAAGGAGCAAAAAAGAATCTAGTGTCGTAAGTATATAATAGTGGTTGTAAAATATTAGATACAAATTACACGAATATTGTAATACTATTGAATACTAGAGAATGATATTGTTGTAATAAGATCATGTATGCGGGCGCCACTATAATAGGGAAAAAAACCCCATGAAAACCAGTGCTGGTGCCATTGAAAAAAAGaacacttttttatatgtttctaTTTAGATATGAaggaattttttaattttacaccttttgtacttatattttaaaggtgattttttttcgaataaatatatgtaatttatctttatatacatGCCATCTTTATAACTTTTACTATGATTTTAAGCAAAAATCACACAGCCCATAAATTTACAGGAACAACGAAGGATTTCGCCTTTGAAATCTTGGTTGTGTATGCACGCACAGTCGAGTTTGAAAAAATTCTTAGAAATGAAGGGAGATTTTACTAAACCCATGCTATTCTCTGCCGAGACTCCACAAAGGAAATTTGTAGCCTATATTGATCcggaaaataatttttgtattgaagataaaCTTTCACAAGTAAGTAGCATAGTCTCTTCAGTCACTTCTCATTccttttaatcaaatttaaactatAGCTGTATTTAACAGGTAAACACACTGCAACAGGTACAAAATGTGGCGTCATACGGTAtgttaaaaaaacgattagAGAAACACGATCTGCATATCCATGCTCTGTGGTTTGATATATACACCGGTGATATTTATTACTTCAGTCGTCGGGCAAAAAGATTTGTTATAATAGATGAATCCACATATGAATCTATTTTGGCTGAAGTTCGAAGATATTATTCATAGATTCCGTAGATTCCAATATTTCCTACTTCAAAACTAAGTAGTACTTAACCAAATTAAAGCTATGTACCTATTTTATGAACTATACCAGGTAACGTGGATCCAGAAACGCCAATATTAATTTGTCATActcatattaaactttttaagtttttttagtaatataatattatctatatctattgtaaataaattcgtTTACAACTTATACTAAATGTTTGGAACGATTTTTGGATACCCGTTGTTTTAGCCCTTTTTTGTGGGCAGTATCCGCATGTTAATTAAGAgtatacaaatacatttataagaTGATTTCGGTTTTctaaattagtttataattttggagtgtttgtaattaagtaaaaagggaacaattgtttttttaatacacatAAGAATCGcaaataatttgttaagtACAAACGAGatactataattttataaaaatcctttttttattataaattgattaatattgtatacggaccagattttatattttagtgttataattagttaggtatatatattataaataaaaataattactacgATTTTTTTGGACttaacattacaattattaaaaataaataattctggCGATTCTTAAAGAGACTTGATTGGCGATGTAATCGACAATTTTAATGAGatgtgtttttactttatCTGTGTTTCGTGATCTTGACATTTCAATCATTATGTCAAAATTACAGCACAACTTGAAGTAAAAAtgggtaaaataaaatctcaaGGTCACTGATGTCTTTAATTCTGAGCAAATGTGATGCAATGTggatatttcaaaaaattatataattttatagttcTTTATATCTAAGGATgtaagttgtgttttatattttctgaaaaaataatattataatatgcgTAATCAAAAGGCAAAGACATGGTTTATTTCCACTAATTTAGTTTAAGTAATTGCTAAAACGATGTTTTTATTACGTACAtaccttaatattatttttattatgtactgTATACAATCACCCTGATAATGTAGTCATTACTTTAATGTTAAAGTAATCTTTTATATGCTTTTAAAAACTTTCCCATGGAAGTTTTACCCCAAACCGAAAAGATTATTACCGCAAGATCTTCAGCTACCCAGCTGATAAACTaagattaatttttgctgtatgaGGTTCCTAATACATTTACAGTTCACTCTTGAATCTCAAAATGGATCAACAACCAATCTTCGAATACAAAGACGAATCTCAAGCAGAGCGAATAGCAAGAAAATCTAAAGATTCACCATTCATGATTCttggtaagaaaaaaaaaattggtcaaAATAGTAGGTGCAACAATGATTTATAGATACCTAATGGAGTGCACTTGTATCTATTGCCAGTTGCCACACATTTGTGCATATCTTTGTATTGTAATATCTTCTTCTTATGGCAAGTTACTCATGGTCTAGTTAGTCTGGAGATAGTTGTGTATTGTATCTACTATCTTT
This genomic window contains:
- the LOC125061757 gene encoding beta carbonic anhydrase 1 isoform X1; translation: MDRILRGIMRYRVLDRASMVKQFEQVKDNPVPKAIFYTCMDSRMIPTRFTETSVGDMFVVRNAGNLIPHSEAFIDEMTSCEPAGLELSCIINNVRHVIVCGHSDCKAMNLLYDLRSKKESSVEQRRISPLKSWLCMHAQSSLKKFLEMKGDFTKPMLFSAETPQRKFVAYIDPENNFCIEDKLSQVNTLQQVQNVASYGMLKKRLEKHDLHIHALWFDIYTGDIYYFSRRAKRFVIIDESTYESILAEVRRYYS
- the LOC125061757 gene encoding beta carbonic anhydrase 1 isoform X2; translation: MDRILRGIMRYRVLDRASMVKQFEQVKDNPVPKAIFYTCMDSRMIPTRFTETSVGDMFVVRNAGNLIPHSEAFIDEMTSCEPAGLELSCIINNVRHVIVCGHSDCKAMNLLYDLRSKKESSVEQRRISPLKSWLCMHAQSSLKKFLEMKGDFTKPMLFSAETPQRKFVAYIDPENNFCIEDKLSQLYLTGKHTATGTKCGVIRYVKKTIRETRSAYPCSVV